From Microbacterium sp. YJN-G, a single genomic window includes:
- a CDS encoding TetR/AcrR family transcriptional regulator, protein MASEARAGRPRASSRETLAEAACELFLEQGYEQTSIVDIAQRAGVSRSSFFNYFSSKSDVLWSGLDARIAAASVRLAALGRNADGPSVRAALEPIVHGFAPDPLALALRNASAMGLEDELLRDRGLRHARIASAVSAAARSAGIDEIRADILGSALATAVLSSIRVWAEEGAGQASLEAHFDAALRSIHDLPWGS, encoded by the coding sequence ATGGCATCCGAGGCTCGAGCAGGCAGGCCGCGTGCGTCCTCCCGCGAGACTCTCGCGGAGGCCGCGTGCGAGCTGTTCCTCGAGCAGGGGTACGAGCAGACCTCGATCGTCGACATCGCCCAGCGCGCGGGTGTGAGCCGTTCGAGCTTCTTCAACTACTTCTCGTCCAAGAGCGACGTGCTCTGGTCGGGGTTGGATGCGCGGATCGCGGCGGCGTCGGTCCGCCTCGCCGCCCTCGGTCGGAACGCCGACGGGCCGTCGGTGCGCGCCGCCCTGGAACCGATCGTGCACGGCTTCGCCCCCGACCCGCTCGCGCTCGCGCTGCGCAACGCCTCGGCTATGGGCCTGGAGGACGAGCTCCTGCGCGACCGGGGGCTGCGCCACGCCCGGATCGCCTCAGCCGTCTCGGCCGCCGCACGCAGCGCAGGCATCGATGAGATCCGCGCCGACATCCTGGGCTCCGCACTCGCGACCGCCGTGCTGTCGTCCATCCGCGTGTGGGCCGAGGAAGGCGCCGGGCAGGCATCACTGGAGGCGCACTTCGATGCGGCGCTGCGCAGCATCCACGATCTTCCGTGGGGCAGCTGA